The Spirosoma radiotolerans genome has a window encoding:
- a CDS encoding TIGR03885 family FMN-dependent LLM class oxidoreductase has translation MLKIGYHASHEQFKPSTLLQYVQRAQQAGFTACSSSDHFHPWSNRQGESGFAWSWLGAALQATSLSFGVVNAPGQRYHPAIIAQAAATLADMFPERFWMAVGTGQALNEAITGGKWPAKADRNARLKECVDIIRALWDGQTVTHKGLVTVEEATLYTRPAVKPLLFGAAVTSKTAEWVGSWADGLLTISQPSEQLREVVDAFRRGGGEGKPMHLKVQLSYANTEEAAQQGAYDQWRGNIFPNGMLTDLRRPEQFDMAGDLVDLKQVDQMVRISADTSQHLAWLQEDIALGFEQLFLHNVNLEHERFIDDFGENVLPDLLKPASVHA, from the coding sequence ATGCTAAAAATAGGCTATCACGCATCCCACGAGCAATTTAAACCCAGTACGCTGTTGCAGTATGTGCAACGGGCGCAACAGGCAGGCTTCACGGCCTGCTCCTCATCCGATCATTTCCATCCCTGGAGCAACCGCCAGGGCGAGAGCGGCTTTGCCTGGTCTTGGTTAGGCGCGGCTTTACAGGCTACTTCTCTTTCGTTTGGTGTCGTCAATGCACCCGGACAGCGATACCATCCGGCTATTATTGCTCAGGCAGCCGCTACGCTGGCCGATATGTTTCCCGAACGGTTCTGGATGGCTGTTGGTACCGGCCAGGCCCTAAACGAAGCCATTACAGGGGGCAAATGGCCCGCCAAAGCCGACCGAAATGCCCGTCTGAAAGAATGTGTCGACATTATTCGAGCGTTGTGGGATGGACAGACCGTTACCCATAAGGGCCTGGTGACGGTTGAAGAAGCAACGTTATATACCCGCCCTGCCGTGAAACCGTTACTTTTTGGAGCGGCCGTCACCAGCAAAACTGCGGAATGGGTTGGTAGTTGGGCTGATGGACTGCTCACCATATCGCAGCCTTCCGAGCAATTGCGGGAAGTAGTCGATGCGTTCCGACGGGGAGGTGGTGAAGGCAAACCGATGCACCTGAAAGTACAGCTCTCTTATGCCAATACTGAAGAGGCTGCCCAGCAGGGCGCTTACGATCAATGGCGGGGTAATATTTTTCCTAACGGTATGCTAACCGACTTGCGTCGGCCGGAGCAGTTTGATATGGCTGGCGACCTGGTCGACCTGAAGCAGGTCGACCAGATGGTTCGTATTTCCGCCGATACCAGCCAGCATCTCGCCTGGTTGCAGGAAGATATCGCCTTGGGGTTCGAGCAGCTCTTTCTGCACAATGTCAATCTGGAACACGAGCGCTTTATTGATGATTTCGGGGAGAACGTGTTGCCCGATTTGCTCAAACCTGCTTCTGTGCATGCCTAG
- a CDS encoding NUDIX hydrolase, giving the protein MESEQLDEAPKYKNWRDQLAQNQINVNQIHPLYVHQARKDGSVLYALLKVEADTPEGTTLNPICFLKGDAVSMLVVLIAEETNDKYVLLVKQRRICNGAFTYEHPAGMIDEDDPSPVEVAARELGEEANLTVDPAELTPLFNKPLYSATATSDEALHFFYLERRLPLAEIKAIDSKATGEEEENEHTQLQVATFPEAHRLVSNMHGILSHLLYLQKVGDFETLASLPRS; this is encoded by the coding sequence ATGGAATCAGAACAACTGGATGAGGCCCCCAAGTATAAAAACTGGCGCGATCAGTTAGCGCAGAATCAAATTAATGTCAATCAGATACACCCGTTGTATGTGCATCAGGCCCGGAAAGATGGCAGCGTTTTATACGCGCTTCTGAAGGTAGAGGCCGATACACCGGAGGGTACGACGCTAAACCCAATCTGCTTTCTGAAGGGCGATGCGGTTTCTATGCTGGTTGTGCTGATTGCGGAAGAGACAAACGACAAATACGTTCTTTTGGTGAAACAACGGCGCATTTGCAATGGAGCGTTCACCTATGAACACCCGGCAGGCATGATCGACGAAGACGACCCATCGCCGGTTGAGGTTGCCGCCCGCGAACTGGGTGAAGAAGCAAACCTGACTGTTGATCCGGCGGAGTTAACGCCTTTGTTTAATAAGCCGCTGTATTCGGCAACGGCCACCAGCGACGAAGCGCTGCACTTTTTTTACCTCGAACGGCGCCTGCCTTTGGCAGAAATTAAAGCAATAGATAGCAAAGCTACCGGCGAGGAGGAGGAAAACGAGCACACGCAATTACAGGTTGCTACGTTTCCCGAAGCGCATAGACTAGTGAGCAATATGCACGGGATCTTGAGTCATTTATTGTATCTGCAAAAAGTGGGGGATTTCGAAACGCTGGCGTCATTACCCCGATCGTAA
- a CDS encoding sensor histidine kinase translates to MAAFSSNHPQSVTDLVTFLFNRRETLLNNWRTACEADASLKKISTLTREEFNNLIPSILESLEQQLMGQPVQTDPVLAAKSHGLQRWQKSLSLVNLLSEYNHLLMALFNELKLFRQVFPQSDPDIVLQAQQHIMLLMTQTLGGSVVKHDELQRLEAANRAASLEAALQGMEDLARQRGDMLRTSSHDLRSGLGLSIGAASILQMDDLSSEERQQYIDMLNRNLARVQSLLTGLMDLARLEAGREPLDIEEFDVASLLTELVDSAQPMAQENGIILRADGLEALLVKTDRLKIHRIAQNLLVNALIYTPSSSSRPGMVSVSWSAENDWRWVFSVQDSGPGLPAGVMDLFHKQLRPTVEPTSVLSPEEAQPIEPMPNSRQDLPADPLRGERANAYGKHGEGVGLQIVKRLCESVGASVEIESVAGRGTLVRVRMLMQQPV, encoded by the coding sequence ATGGCTGCTTTTTCATCAAACCATCCGCAATCCGTAACCGATCTGGTTACGTTCTTATTTAATCGTCGGGAAACCTTATTGAACAATTGGCGAACGGCCTGTGAAGCAGATGCATCCCTGAAAAAGATCTCTACACTGACTCGCGAAGAATTCAATAACCTGATTCCGAGTATTCTGGAGTCGCTGGAACAGCAGTTGATGGGGCAGCCTGTTCAAACAGATCCCGTGTTAGCGGCTAAATCGCATGGCCTGCAACGCTGGCAGAAGTCGCTTAGTCTGGTTAATCTGTTGAGTGAATACAACCATTTGCTGATGGCTCTGTTCAATGAGTTAAAGCTCTTCCGTCAGGTCTTTCCGCAATCTGACCCAGATATTGTTCTTCAGGCTCAACAGCATATTATGCTGTTGATGACCCAGACACTGGGCGGAAGTGTTGTCAAACACGATGAACTTCAACGCCTGGAAGCGGCTAACCGGGCCGCCAGCCTCGAAGCAGCCTTACAGGGAATGGAGGATCTGGCTCGCCAGCGGGGCGATATGTTGCGAACGTCCTCCCATGATCTGCGGAGTGGACTTGGCCTGAGCATAGGCGCAGCTTCTATTTTACAGATGGACGATTTAAGCTCGGAAGAACGGCAACAGTATATTGACATGCTGAACCGAAATCTGGCCCGCGTTCAATCACTACTGACGGGCCTTATGGATTTAGCCCGTCTGGAGGCCGGCCGGGAACCGCTTGATATAGAGGAGTTCGACGTCGCTAGCCTGTTAACGGAACTGGTTGATAGTGCTCAGCCAATGGCCCAGGAAAACGGGATTATTTTACGGGCGGATGGGCTGGAAGCCTTGCTGGTTAAAACGGACCGGCTTAAAATACACCGTATTGCGCAGAATCTTCTGGTAAACGCCCTGATATATACCCCTTCCAGTTCAAGCCGCCCCGGTATGGTATCGGTATCCTGGTCGGCCGAGAACGACTGGCGATGGGTATTTAGCGTGCAGGACTCAGGGCCGGGTTTGCCTGCTGGCGTAATGGATTTGTTCCATAAGCAGTTAAGGCCAACTGTTGAGCCAACAAGTGTACTCTCTCCGGAAGAAGCCCAACCCATTGAGCCAATGCCCAACTCCAGGCAGGATTTGCCTGCTGATCCCTTGCGGGGAGAGCGGGCTAATGCGTACGGAAAACACGGCGAAGGCGTAGGCTTACAAATTGTAAAACGACTTTGTGAGTCGGTGGGGGCCAGCGTTGAGATTGAAAGTGTAGCCGGACGGGGTACATTGGTGCGTGTTCGAATGCTGATGCAACAGCCCGTTTAG
- a CDS encoding class I SAM-dependent methyltransferase, with product MYKTTEITSAEIASDNPVHQRLLFPYVEAAAIVRGKVLEIGCGWGRGLELLTKAADHYTGIDKNEELIAGLSAEYPNSTFIAANIPPLSTLPDNTFDYIVTFQVIEHIENDDLFIKEAHRVLKPGGKLLLTTVNKTFSLTRNPWHVREYYADGLKALMAKYFPTVETRGIHGNEKVMTYYEQNKESVKKLTRFDIFNLQYRLPRRLLQVPYDLMNRLNRNRLLQADGLAAEINYTDYVVSKDPAGSLDFFYMATK from the coding sequence ATGTACAAGACAACTGAAATTACCTCCGCCGAAATCGCATCGGACAACCCTGTTCACCAACGACTATTGTTTCCCTACGTCGAAGCAGCCGCTATTGTGCGTGGGAAGGTGCTCGAAATTGGGTGCGGCTGGGGCCGGGGACTGGAACTGCTGACGAAAGCGGCCGATCACTATACAGGCATCGACAAAAATGAAGAATTGATTGCCGGGCTTAGTGCTGAATACCCTAACTCGACATTTATTGCCGCCAACATACCCCCGCTGAGTACCTTACCCGACAATACATTCGATTATATTGTGACCTTTCAGGTGATTGAACATATCGAAAACGACGATTTATTCATCAAGGAAGCGCACCGCGTGCTGAAACCGGGCGGGAAATTATTGCTGACCACGGTTAACAAAACGTTTTCGCTCACCCGCAATCCCTGGCACGTTCGGGAGTATTACGCGGATGGCTTAAAGGCGCTGATGGCAAAGTACTTCCCGACGGTAGAAACGCGCGGCATTCATGGTAATGAGAAAGTCATGACCTATTATGAGCAGAACAAAGAATCGGTCAAAAAACTGACGCGCTTCGATATTTTCAATCTGCAATACCGTTTGCCCCGTCGACTGCTGCAAGTACCTTACGACCTGATGAATCGCCTGAACCGAAACCGGCTTCTGCAGGCCGACGGGCTGGCGGCTGAGATCAATTACACCGATTACGTGGTGAGCAAAGACCCGGCGGGGAGTCTGGATTTCTTTTACATGGCAACGAAATAA
- a CDS encoding GWxTD domain-containing protein, which yields MRILSALLVICFLSAACSSSKKTQQARANAAYDARTEAQRNQGNRPAASRPEEAQRSNTGTPRDDSRRPGDSRPTVTVGQNPAPVKVMTDGPALGTTPTVSGKAAGEWMVTSIKGKFLATDTTSVRVYMDITAKSPTGEPVLNPTDFTEHFLIAYVMYPDYNNRERLGYGTVPLTTQNISAQGDHLTLMFDVKRPKDAANAVLLTEITETTNGTKARNDLSLRFKATKLSDRFTLFDKAGKQPQLRNYVNVGDTVIIRDVNGTSKPLYGFRYRHDFEAASSPMNTSPRPAAKSLTEDSTLTITTNKPFVIPREGLYYFLEDTTDAAGIGLVVADKRFPKLTRPEKLIKPVLYMSTSSEIGELNQAQDTKKAFDRYWLSLMSGNEEVARKTLKAYFDRVEEANRLFTSYKEGWKTDKGMIYIVLGAPDRVQRNREREVWVYNRRANVSEVNFTFTKKPNQFVEDHYELVRFIEYQPVWYPIVEAWRTGTIRE from the coding sequence ATGCGTATTCTATCTGCTTTACTCGTTATTTGTTTTCTATCCGCGGCCTGTTCGTCCAGCAAAAAAACGCAGCAGGCTCGTGCCAATGCGGCTTATGACGCCCGTACCGAAGCGCAACGGAACCAGGGCAATCGCCCGGCGGCTTCTCGTCCGGAAGAGGCTCAGCGCAGTAACACCGGTACACCGCGCGACGATTCCCGGCGCCCAGGTGATTCGCGCCCGACCGTAACGGTGGGTCAAAATCCGGCACCCGTTAAAGTAATGACCGATGGCCCTGCCTTAGGCACAACGCCTACCGTATCGGGTAAAGCCGCCGGTGAATGGATGGTTACATCTATCAAGGGGAAGTTTCTGGCCACCGACACCACCAGCGTTCGGGTGTATATGGACATAACGGCGAAGTCGCCAACGGGTGAGCCGGTGCTCAATCCAACCGATTTTACGGAACATTTCCTGATCGCCTATGTGATGTATCCCGATTACAATAACCGGGAACGCCTGGGCTACGGTACCGTACCCTTAACGACTCAGAACATCAGTGCGCAGGGGGATCACCTAACCCTGATGTTCGATGTAAAACGGCCTAAGGATGCTGCCAATGCCGTTTTGCTTACCGAAATTACCGAGACGACGAATGGAACGAAAGCCCGTAATGATCTGTCGCTTCGCTTTAAAGCCACTAAATTGAGCGACCGCTTTACGCTTTTTGATAAGGCAGGCAAACAACCGCAACTGCGTAATTATGTCAATGTAGGCGACACCGTCATCATTCGTGATGTGAACGGCACCAGCAAGCCGTTGTACGGATTTCGTTACCGACACGATTTCGAAGCGGCCTCGTCGCCCATGAATACGTCGCCCCGCCCGGCAGCCAAATCATTAACTGAGGATTCGACCCTGACCATTACGACCAACAAGCCATTTGTCATTCCGCGCGAAGGACTCTATTATTTTTTGGAGGATACCACCGATGCTGCCGGTATTGGTCTGGTGGTTGCCGACAAACGGTTTCCGAAGCTCACCCGCCCCGAAAAATTGATCAAACCCGTTTTATACATGAGCACCAGCTCGGAAATCGGGGAATTGAATCAGGCGCAGGATACCAAGAAGGCTTTTGACCGGTATTGGCTGAGCTTAATGTCGGGTAATGAAGAAGTAGCCCGCAAAACCCTGAAGGCGTATTTCGACCGGGTCGAAGAAGCCAACCGGTTGTTTACAAGTTATAAAGAGGGTTGGAAAACCGATAAAGGCATGATTTACATTGTTCTTGGGGCTCCCGATCGGGTACAACGGAACCGCGAACGCGAAGTGTGGGTTTATAATCGCCGGGCCAATGTCTCGGAGGTAAACTTTACCTTTACAAAAAAACCGAATCAATTTGTCGAGGATCATTACGAACTGGTGCGCTTTATTGAGTATCAGCCGGTCTGGTACCCGATTGTCGAAGCATGGAGAACCGGCACAATTCGCGAGTAA
- the rlmB gene encoding 23S rRNA (guanosine(2251)-2'-O)-methyltransferase RlmB: protein MENRHNSRVNRPTNSRPGGHRPGGSRPQFRPQPDEMVFGIQSVIETLKSEQQIDKLYMEKGMSNPDIQNLAFQNRVTIQRVPVEKLDRLTRKNHQGVVCLVAQVQYVKLSNVIADVFERGETPFFLLLDRITDVRNFGAIARTAECTGIQCIVIPGRGAAAINSDAMKTSSGALNHISVCREPDLTETVKYLQESGVTVVACTEKSSRDLYERSTDLTGPIAIIMGSEEDGISPELLRMVDTHVKIPLLGAVGSLNVSVATGVVLYEAVRQRSLMGTAEKES from the coding sequence ATGGAGAACCGGCACAATTCGCGAGTAAATCGCCCAACTAATTCCCGTCCTGGAGGGCATCGGCCCGGTGGGTCAAGACCCCAGTTTCGTCCACAGCCCGACGAGATGGTGTTTGGTATTCAGTCGGTCATTGAAACGCTCAAGTCAGAGCAGCAGATCGATAAATTATACATGGAGAAGGGAATGAGTAATCCCGATATCCAGAATTTGGCGTTTCAGAACCGCGTCACCATCCAGCGCGTACCGGTCGAGAAGTTGGATCGGCTAACGCGCAAAAATCACCAGGGCGTGGTGTGTCTGGTGGCGCAGGTACAGTATGTCAAGCTCTCCAACGTCATCGCCGACGTATTTGAGCGGGGTGAAACACCTTTTTTCCTGCTTTTGGATCGCATTACTGACGTGCGAAACTTTGGAGCTATTGCCCGCACGGCTGAGTGCACGGGTATCCAGTGCATTGTCATTCCGGGCCGTGGGGCAGCCGCCATCAACTCCGATGCTATGAAAACATCGTCGGGAGCGCTCAATCATATCTCGGTCTGTCGCGAACCCGATCTGACCGAAACCGTCAAATATTTGCAGGAGTCGGGCGTAACCGTTGTTGCCTGTACCGAAAAATCAAGCCGTGACCTGTATGAACGCAGCACGGATTTGACGGGTCCCATCGCGATCATTATGGGATCGGAGGAAGACGGCATATCGCCCGAATTGCTCCGCATGGTCGATACGCACGTTAAGATTCCACTATTGGGTGCTGTTGGTTCGTTGAACGTATCGGTGGCCACGGGCGTGGTTCTTTACGAAGCCGTGCGGCAGCGGAGCTTAATGGGTACTGCGGAGAAGGAAAGTTAG
- a CDS encoding c-type cytochrome: MKKFVGILIASASLALAAIDANAQAPSDIPEEMNTLMTKYTCIACHRPNQRLVGPAYSDVAKKKYSNEEIVNLIYNPIPAHWPGYPPMAAMKQVPKEDAMKLAVWINSLDGSPAKKGGATKAKSKGKKA; the protein is encoded by the coding sequence ATGAAAAAATTTGTCGGCATTCTCATCGCTTCGGCTTCGCTGGCCCTAGCCGCTATCGACGCTAACGCTCAGGCTCCATCCGATATTCCAGAGGAGATGAATACCCTGATGACGAAATACACCTGTATCGCCTGTCACCGCCCAAATCAACGGTTGGTGGGTCCGGCTTATTCAGACGTAGCGAAAAAGAAATACTCAAACGAGGAAATCGTTAACCTTATTTATAATCCAATTCCAGCGCACTGGCCTGGTTACCCTCCGATGGCTGCCATGAAGCAAGTACCAAAGGAAGACGCCATGAAACTAGCCGTCTGGATCAATTCGCTCGACGGCAGCCCAGCTAAAAAAGGTGGCGCTACCAAAGCAAAATCGAAAGGCAAAAAAGCGTAA
- a CDS encoding class I SAM-dependent methyltransferase, with translation MEPLDRFSGHANLYAQYRIDYPDELYTFILSFTNSQQTAWDCATGNGQVAGALVDRFERVEATDISETQLLLAIKKDNIHYQISQAEQTPFADQTFDLITVAQALHWFDVNAFHAEVRRVSKPGAVIAEWGYGLVQLGAGFDAILLDFYRNRVGPYWDPQRKYIDNAYASLPFPFADVQRANFTARRTWSLERFLNYLRTWSAVRQYILENEEDPVIGLGEELKPLWGDGERDIQFPVFLRVGRVL, from the coding sequence ATGGAGCCTCTCGACCGCTTTTCGGGCCACGCCAACCTGTACGCTCAATACAGAATTGACTACCCTGATGAATTGTATACATTTATTTTATCATTCACGAATAGCCAACAGACGGCCTGGGATTGTGCCACAGGAAATGGACAGGTTGCCGGGGCTCTGGTCGACCGGTTCGAGCGGGTTGAGGCTACCGACATCAGCGAAACACAATTGTTACTTGCTATCAAAAAAGATAACATTCATTATCAAATCAGCCAGGCCGAACAAACGCCTTTCGCTGACCAGACGTTCGATCTGATTACGGTGGCGCAGGCGTTACACTGGTTTGATGTGAACGCCTTCCATGCCGAGGTTCGGCGGGTGAGTAAGCCCGGTGCGGTCATTGCCGAGTGGGGATACGGACTGGTGCAGCTTGGCGCTGGCTTTGACGCGATCCTGCTTGATTTTTACCGGAACCGAGTTGGTCCCTACTGGGATCCCCAACGGAAGTACATCGACAATGCCTATGCTTCGTTGCCCTTTCCCTTTGCTGATGTGCAGAGGGCCAATTTTACGGCCCGTCGGACCTGGTCGCTGGAGCGTTTCCTCAATTACCTGCGCACGTGGTCGGCCGTGCGGCAATACATCCTCGAAAATGAGGAAGATCCTGTAATCGGGCTGGGGGAGGAGCTGAAGCCGCTCTGGGGCGATGGAGAGCGTGATATACAGTTTCCTGTTTTTCTGCGAGTTGGCCGGGTTTTATAA
- a CDS encoding VRR-NUC domain-containing protein yields MIGRQKIILTPRYYLDNFRYVLDFVKRLYGNLLNDAEWDFIHRFEALSLDAQCLYVRLSNRKGLFFRINKLQYNEITDLPAAVGELLMAGFVERLSAHHESMGEIALSVFTKPELVNLLPLEPEESRPLAKEKKEQVVRYALHELDFAEVVTSLTTHETVIRMNFEAEGMMVKYLFFGNRGSNMTEFVVRDLGMVNFERYDESKLTARFRNRKEVEDKLLISLTNEEFYDLKEAETPADDIYNWFLNWNETRPELTEIAIPGYQKLVCRVGAYLERQKLPDQALAVYELSDRVPARERRVRLLFKNGSVEEALALCDEIAVNPLNAEERYFATDFREKILSAGAKKRSRKATTRFLSDAESVNIPAAYRHHVEAGVMNYYLENDFDAAFTENYPWRGLFGLVFWDIIYDANVSAIHHPLQRAPSDFYLPDFYTKREDLLKNRLLELATKDDWRRHTGRMFNAKYGITNVLVDWSDELLTLVQRMIELLDVAQLRLILLEMARNVREHTRGFPDLLVWNEKGEYDFVEVKSPTDHLGPQQLHWLEFFQTIGVRGKVVRVIWEL; encoded by the coding sequence ATGATCGGACGACAGAAAATTATCCTAACACCCCGGTACTATCTCGACAATTTCCGCTACGTGCTGGACTTTGTCAAACGACTCTACGGCAATTTGTTAAACGATGCCGAGTGGGACTTCATACACCGCTTCGAAGCCTTGAGCCTCGATGCCCAGTGTCTGTATGTTCGGCTCAGCAATCGCAAAGGACTATTTTTTCGCATCAACAAACTACAATATAACGAAATAACTGACCTCCCGGCGGCCGTTGGCGAACTGCTCATGGCGGGATTTGTCGAGCGGCTTTCAGCGCATCACGAGTCTATGGGCGAGATAGCTCTTAGCGTTTTTACGAAGCCTGAGTTAGTAAACCTGCTTCCTTTGGAACCGGAAGAGAGCCGACCCTTAGCCAAAGAGAAAAAGGAACAGGTTGTTCGGTACGCCCTTCATGAACTTGATTTTGCGGAAGTTGTTACGAGCCTCACTACCCATGAGACCGTAATCCGAATGAACTTCGAAGCCGAAGGCATGATGGTTAAATACCTGTTTTTCGGCAACCGGGGAAGCAATATGACCGAATTTGTGGTGCGCGACCTCGGCATGGTTAACTTCGAACGCTACGACGAAAGTAAACTAACGGCCCGTTTCCGAAACCGAAAGGAAGTTGAAGACAAGCTGCTGATCTCGCTGACGAACGAAGAATTTTACGATCTTAAAGAAGCCGAAACTCCAGCCGACGATATTTACAACTGGTTCCTGAACTGGAACGAAACCCGCCCCGAACTGACCGAAATTGCGATTCCGGGTTATCAGAAACTGGTGTGCCGGGTTGGCGCTTACCTGGAAAGACAAAAACTGCCTGATCAGGCACTCGCTGTTTACGAATTATCGGATCGGGTACCCGCCCGCGAACGACGCGTTCGTCTCCTGTTCAAGAATGGATCGGTCGAGGAAGCCCTTGCGCTCTGCGATGAAATTGCTGTCAATCCGTTGAACGCCGAAGAACGCTATTTTGCTACCGACTTTCGCGAAAAGATACTGAGTGCCGGAGCTAAGAAACGGAGCCGCAAAGCCACGACGCGTTTTTTATCCGATGCCGAGAGCGTTAATATCCCGGCGGCCTACCGTCACCATGTCGAAGCCGGGGTCATGAATTACTATCTGGAAAATGATTTCGACGCTGCGTTTACGGAAAATTATCCCTGGCGCGGTTTGTTTGGCCTGGTTTTCTGGGATATAATCTACGACGCCAATGTGTCGGCGATCCACCACCCGCTTCAACGGGCTCCGTCCGATTTTTACCTTCCCGATTTTTACACAAAGCGGGAAGATTTATTAAAAAACCGCCTGCTCGAACTAGCAACTAAAGACGACTGGCGTCGGCATACGGGTCGCATGTTCAATGCAAAATATGGAATCACCAACGTACTGGTCGATTGGTCGGATGAGTTACTCACGCTGGTTCAACGCATGATTGAGTTGCTGGATGTTGCCCAATTGCGCCTGATTTTACTGGAAATGGCCCGTAATGTTCGCGAACATACACGCGGTTTCCCTGATTTGCTTGTCTGGAATGAAAAAGGCGAATATGACTTTGTGGAAGTCAAATCCCCCACTGACCATCTCGGCCCTCAGCAACTGCATTGGCTGGAATTTTTCCAGACAATCGGTGTACGCGGGAAAGTGGTTCGGGTCATTTGGGAATTATAA
- a CDS encoding DUF2157 domain-containing protein: MSPADVLNELSKQGILPPKQQTEIAEMERQRPFSLHWEFRSMLYIGILLLSSGLGLLIYDNFDQIGQGALLTGIAAACVGCFYFAFRFRPEWTPDQTRSRSTFGDYALILACLLFLTLEGYAQYAYNVFGSRYGLVTLLPALLFLPLAYRFDHRGVLSMALTALISWVGVTVRPLELYFKTNFFDQKTVFSAIGLALVLIAVAIGLERRKIKPHFTYTYLTISGNLLMVALLGGMFNFEGVRLWFALGLAVACIVFDQYSRRGRRLQSAGLADGSFLFLLMSTIYGYIGVTYLFFHYVRPRGDDAYYWYFILTGIALVYYLMTQLPKGNRTNESV; encoded by the coding sequence ATGTCCCCAGCCGACGTTCTGAATGAACTGAGTAAACAAGGCATTTTGCCGCCGAAGCAACAGACAGAAATTGCCGAAATGGAGCGCCAGCGGCCCTTCTCGCTCCATTGGGAATTTCGCTCCATGCTTTACATTGGTATCTTACTGCTTAGTTCCGGACTGGGTCTGTTGATCTACGATAACTTCGATCAGATTGGCCAGGGAGCCTTATTGACGGGAATCGCGGCTGCCTGTGTGGGTTGTTTTTATTTCGCATTCCGATTTCGTCCCGAGTGGACACCAGACCAGACCCGGAGCCGGTCAACCTTTGGCGATTATGCCCTGATTCTGGCCTGCCTCCTTTTTCTAACGCTTGAAGGGTACGCGCAATATGCTTACAACGTGTTTGGGTCGCGCTATGGATTGGTCACCTTGCTGCCTGCTTTGCTGTTTTTACCACTAGCTTACCGATTTGACCATAGGGGCGTTTTGAGCATGGCCCTGACGGCCCTGATCTCGTGGGTGGGCGTGACCGTTCGTCCGCTGGAACTCTACTTCAAAACCAATTTTTTTGATCAGAAAACAGTCTTCTCGGCCATAGGCTTGGCTTTAGTCCTGATTGCGGTAGCCATTGGCTTGGAGCGAAGAAAGATTAAGCCTCATTTTACGTATACCTACTTAACCATTTCTGGAAACCTGCTGATGGTGGCATTGTTGGGAGGGATGTTCAACTTCGAAGGTGTCCGCCTGTGGTTTGCACTGGGACTGGCGGTGGCCTGTATCGTCTTTGACCAGTACTCCAGACGCGGCCGTCGGTTGCAGTCGGCAGGGCTTGCCGACGGATCGTTTCTGTTTCTGCTGATGAGTACCATATATGGTTACATTGGGGTTACCTACCTGTTTTTTCACTATGTGCGTCCTCGGGGCGACGACGCCTATTACTGGTATTTCATCCTGACCGGCATCGCCTTAGTGTATTACCTGATGACTCAACTGCCAAAAGGCAACCGCACCAATGAGAGCGTATAA
- the vapC gene encoding type II toxin-antitoxin system VapC family toxin → MDAFWGVNGKQTALVATYLATDHPIYVTPTIIQEVRQGVRDDRYLIEKEGILALSVLKLDPVEAAIGAADLYRSLHRKGVTIRKPNDCLIVHYALLYDIPILHNDVDFDQIARHTALRLVV, encoded by the coding sequence GTGGATGCTTTTTGGGGAGTCAATGGTAAACAAACAGCATTAGTCGCCACGTATCTGGCAACTGATCATCCGATTTATGTGACGCCGACAATAATACAGGAAGTACGACAAGGTGTGCGAGATGATCGGTACCTTATTGAAAAAGAAGGTATACTCGCTCTATCTGTGTTAAAACTCGACCCCGTTGAAGCGGCCATTGGGGCGGCTGATCTGTATCGGTCACTGCACCGAAAAGGAGTAACGATCCGTAAGCCAAATGACTGTCTTATCGTCCATTATGCACTCTTATACGATATTCCAATTCTGCACAACGACGTAGACTTTGATCAAATTGCCCGCCATACAGCCCTTCGACTCGTTGTTTAA